In a genomic window of Cerasicoccus sp. TK19100:
- a CDS encoding GH39 family glycosyl hydrolase, with protein MTNKSQAPLAIKTVSKFKIASTLQISRQHQHPICATRKKSADYHGLAKHCALSIVFLALFIFAAPLKGRVPDVLSETDTARSLELVVDFSKPAGQFRALHGVNNGPVNTYGGPDLTQFFIEAGIPSCRLHDVPHSGSYAVDIPTIFPLAHADPDDPLNYNFERTDDYIQGVLDAGAKVVFRLGTSIEHSPRKYNVHPPEDYDRWARVCVNIIRHYNEGWANGFHHDIQHWEIWNEPDLSSATWTGTPEEYYKLYAVTAKAIKQHDPGLKVGGPALAKNKSFLKDFLAACREQEAPLDFMSWHLYTSNPNAVAESARDMREILDEQGFTETTTDLNEWHYFNGDWKRLRSEPGYAKSLFEDLNGAPGAAFIAATLMTLQDQPVDAAHYYTGDMSRWGLFSPAGTPNTTYFAFKAFNELLKTPNRITCSINGEANNLFAESGVSEDGETAQILISNVGPKAVDLYIQLQNHSGKEPLNLEIYAVDTEHRFTRLSREVLPPGTEKIEVNCPSQGIRLIRLEPI; from the coding sequence ATGACGAATAAAAGTCAAGCCCCATTGGCGATTAAAACAGTCTCAAAATTCAAAATCGCGAGTACCCTCCAGATTAGCAGGCAGCATCAGCATCCTATCTGTGCCACCCGCAAGAAGTCGGCAGATTACCACGGACTTGCGAAGCATTGTGCCTTGAGTATCGTTTTCTTGGCTCTATTCATCTTCGCCGCTCCCTTGAAAGGAAGGGTCCCCGATGTACTAAGCGAAACAGATACAGCGAGATCCCTCGAGCTGGTGGTGGACTTCTCAAAACCGGCAGGACAATTCCGCGCATTGCACGGTGTAAACAACGGCCCGGTCAACACTTACGGAGGCCCGGATCTGACGCAGTTCTTCATCGAAGCGGGCATCCCCTCCTGCCGCCTGCACGATGTGCCGCATTCCGGTTCCTATGCGGTGGATATTCCCACGATTTTCCCACTTGCCCATGCTGACCCCGACGATCCGCTCAACTACAACTTCGAGCGGACCGATGATTATATTCAGGGCGTTCTCGACGCCGGAGCCAAAGTCGTATTCCGGCTGGGCACCAGCATTGAACATTCACCCCGCAAATATAACGTCCACCCTCCCGAGGATTACGATAGATGGGCGCGAGTGTGCGTGAATATCATCCGCCATTACAACGAAGGCTGGGCGAACGGCTTCCACCACGACATCCAGCACTGGGAAATATGGAATGAGCCGGATCTCAGCTCAGCGACCTGGACAGGCACCCCGGAGGAATACTATAAACTGTATGCGGTCACAGCGAAAGCCATCAAACAGCATGATCCCGGGCTCAAGGTCGGTGGGCCGGCTCTGGCCAAGAACAAGTCGTTCCTGAAAGACTTTCTAGCAGCCTGCCGCGAACAAGAGGCTCCCCTAGACTTTATGTCCTGGCACCTCTACACCAGCAATCCAAACGCCGTTGCCGAATCGGCACGAGACATGCGCGAAATACTCGACGAACAGGGTTTCACTGAGACAACGACCGATTTAAACGAATGGCACTATTTTAATGGCGACTGGAAACGCCTCCGCTCGGAGCCTGGCTATGCAAAATCTTTGTTCGAAGACCTCAACGGAGCGCCGGGAGCCGCCTTTATCGCAGCGACACTAATGACACTGCAGGATCAGCCGGTCGATGCGGCACATTATTATACCGGGGACATGTCCCGCTGGGGCTTATTCAGCCCGGCTGGGACCCCCAATACCACCTATTTTGCCTTCAAAGCTTTCAATGAACTGCTCAAGACACCGAACCGGATCACATGCTCGATCAATGGCGAAGCTAACAATCTTTTCGCGGAATCCGGCGTTTCGGAAGACGGTGAAACCGCACAGATTCTAATCAGCAATGTGGGGCCCAAAGCCGTGGACCTTTACATCCAACTGCAAAACCATTCGGGAAAAGAGCCCCTGAACCTGGAAATCTATGCCGTAGATACCGAACATAGGTTCACTCGCTTGTCGCGAGAAGTGCTACCGCCCGGAACTGAGAAAATAGAAGTCAACTGCCCCAGCCAAGGCATCCGGCTAATCCGTCTGGAACCCATCTAA
- a CDS encoding ATP-binding protein, whose amino-acid sequence MRSGGEDMLFNLERAAFRLQRLEVFNWGPFSGMHAAEIDAHGTAIIGMTGSGKTTLVDGFVTLIAEQPKYNLASTGGHESDRSLISYVRGVVGSGNDSGDAAHISRKGKTTTGICATYSDGQDELRLGAIMWIDGGSFSPSDLKRAWMFSRDPRHSLEQWLAIHSQGGLRLLKQQLRDDNEAQIFDASTGGKRAYLARVRSFFEVADNAFALLNRAAGLKQLNSIDDIFRNLVLDDHAQFDRAAEVASEFDNLAEIHAELETAQRQQQSLWPVEKQFDAYEQHRAELERKRRLVGLLPVWFALEGKRRWQTRAVELETDFRARDKALLEAEEQVKHAGSEVETLYEKYVHAGGGDVESLRKLIEVNRKEAARRRDQASGYQATCRLFDLPAEIETETFAETQRRAEAVLKHLMQDKEASGELTYRRGAAVSQIEANVKELKAEYDAAKDRPASNIPGTFQRFRDLLASELELSPDALPFVGELVQVLEQEQPWRGAIERALGGNRLRLLVPKVCLRAALRWVNAHQHGLHIRLLEADPEQAPNADFFADGYLRKLEFKLHPLREAMKAFLASYDLHCVDSTDALEHTPHGLTREGLMSGKRGLFEKKDQRRLEQDWCTGFSNRDRLADLTKQLEEASAKHDEAAKAFQAAREHHVRLEEQTRLVEGLRKLEFEAVDYPSQEAEILRNESKLRELTDPESDAGKALQVYEEAKKRKEKLEAKAKVCLGAAVAAEGLLKSAQQRIEACNKSAGDGLSFEDQRFAEEHLAVDAQLKAEGLAEEERRRVAELAKAIEAGQINLTNRHANLVRAMEHAKLQDTGALAEVGTELADIPAYLERLRVLTHEALPDKRKRFLEYLTKSSDQGVTQLLAAVNEEVTRIKERIDDLNESLESVDFKQGRYLRLTTQNVLHDNLRGFERAHKQLRAAALRHDDHEGHFKALQHIVQLLRDAVDKKHTVGARALLDPRFRLEFHGLEVDRESDAVVERFKGSQGGSGGEKEIIASYILTASLCYALSPEGGRFPLHSTIVLDEAFSKSSRAVANRIVNALREFKLHPIFVTPNKEMRLLRQHTRSVVYVHRKGARATLASISWRELESRVENRSGDETSWNNEPVAP is encoded by the coding sequence ATGAGATCGGGCGGTGAGGATATGTTGTTTAACTTGGAGCGTGCAGCGTTCCGATTACAGCGCTTAGAGGTGTTTAACTGGGGGCCGTTTTCGGGAATGCACGCGGCGGAGATTGATGCGCACGGCACGGCGATTATCGGGATGACCGGTAGTGGCAAGACGACGCTGGTCGATGGCTTTGTGACGCTGATCGCCGAGCAGCCGAAATACAACCTGGCCTCGACTGGCGGCCACGAAAGCGACCGCAGCCTGATCTCCTACGTGCGCGGTGTCGTGGGCTCGGGCAACGACAGCGGCGACGCGGCGCACATTTCGCGCAAGGGCAAGACGACTACCGGGATCTGTGCAACCTACAGCGACGGCCAAGACGAGCTGCGGTTGGGCGCGATTATGTGGATCGATGGCGGGAGCTTTTCGCCCAGTGACTTAAAGCGAGCCTGGATGTTTTCGCGGGACCCGCGCCACTCGCTGGAGCAGTGGTTGGCGATTCACAGTCAGGGCGGGTTGCGTCTGCTCAAGCAGCAATTGCGCGATGATAACGAAGCGCAAATCTTTGACGCATCCACGGGGGGCAAACGCGCTTACCTTGCCCGGGTGCGGAGCTTCTTCGAGGTGGCCGACAATGCGTTTGCCCTGTTAAACCGTGCGGCGGGGCTCAAGCAGCTCAACAGCATTGACGACATTTTTCGGAATCTGGTGCTGGATGACCATGCGCAGTTTGACCGCGCGGCGGAGGTTGCGAGTGAGTTTGATAACCTTGCCGAAATCCACGCAGAGTTGGAGACCGCGCAGCGTCAGCAGCAATCGCTTTGGCCGGTGGAAAAGCAGTTCGACGCCTACGAGCAGCATCGCGCCGAACTGGAGCGCAAGCGTCGGTTGGTGGGCTTGCTGCCTGTGTGGTTTGCGTTGGAAGGCAAGCGACGGTGGCAAACGCGAGCGGTGGAGCTGGAGACGGATTTTCGTGCGCGGGACAAGGCTTTGCTCGAAGCCGAAGAGCAGGTGAAGCACGCCGGCAGCGAAGTCGAAACGCTTTACGAAAAATACGTCCATGCCGGTGGTGGGGATGTGGAATCGCTGCGCAAATTGATCGAGGTCAACCGGAAGGAAGCGGCGCGGCGACGGGATCAGGCGTCCGGGTATCAAGCGACTTGTCGGTTGTTTGACTTGCCGGCCGAGATCGAAACTGAGACATTTGCCGAGACCCAGCGGCGAGCTGAAGCGGTCTTGAAGCACTTGATGCAGGATAAGGAAGCGTCGGGCGAATTGACATATCGGCGAGGCGCGGCGGTATCGCAGATCGAAGCCAATGTGAAGGAGCTGAAAGCGGAGTATGATGCGGCGAAGGATAGGCCGGCTTCGAATATTCCTGGCACCTTTCAGCGTTTTCGTGATTTGTTGGCGAGTGAATTGGAACTGAGCCCGGACGCCCTGCCCTTTGTGGGCGAACTGGTGCAAGTCTTGGAACAGGAGCAACCCTGGCGTGGCGCGATCGAGCGTGCGCTGGGTGGCAATCGGCTGCGTTTACTCGTGCCGAAAGTTTGCTTGCGGGCTGCGCTGCGTTGGGTGAACGCGCATCAGCATGGGCTGCATATTCGCCTGTTGGAAGCGGATCCGGAGCAGGCACCGAATGCGGATTTTTTTGCCGATGGCTATTTGCGCAAGCTGGAGTTTAAGCTGCATCCTCTGCGCGAGGCGATGAAGGCATTTCTGGCCTCGTATGATTTGCACTGCGTCGATTCGACGGATGCGCTGGAGCATACTCCGCATGGGCTTACGCGGGAAGGGTTGATGTCCGGCAAGCGAGGGTTGTTTGAGAAGAAAGATCAACGGCGGTTAGAGCAGGATTGGTGCACGGGCTTCAGCAATCGTGATCGTCTTGCCGACTTAACCAAACAACTGGAAGAAGCTAGCGCGAAGCATGACGAAGCAGCGAAGGCGTTCCAAGCTGCGCGTGAGCATCATGTGCGTTTGGAGGAACAAACGCGCCTGGTGGAGGGCTTGCGTAAGTTGGAATTTGAAGCGGTCGATTACCCGTCGCAGGAGGCGGAAATCCTGCGCAACGAAAGTAAGCTCCGGGAGTTGACCGACCCGGAGTCCGACGCAGGAAAGGCGCTGCAAGTTTACGAAGAAGCGAAAAAGAGAAAGGAAAAACTGGAGGCAAAAGCCAAGGTGTGTCTTGGTGCAGCGGTAGCGGCTGAAGGCTTGCTGAAAAGTGCGCAGCAACGCATCGAAGCTTGCAATAAAAGTGCGGGGGATGGTCTGTCTTTTGAAGATCAGCGTTTCGCCGAAGAGCACCTGGCGGTTGACGCACAGTTGAAAGCGGAGGGCCTTGCTGAGGAAGAGCGTCGGCGTGTCGCCGAACTGGCGAAGGCGATCGAGGCCGGGCAGATCAACCTAACCAATCGGCATGCTAATTTGGTGCGGGCGATGGAACACGCCAAGCTACAGGATACCGGAGCCTTGGCCGAAGTGGGAACCGAGTTGGCGGACATTCCGGCCTATCTGGAGCGATTGCGTGTGCTCACCCATGAGGCTTTGCCGGACAAGCGCAAACGCTTCCTGGAATACCTTACGAAATCCTCGGACCAAGGGGTCACTCAGCTGCTGGCGGCGGTGAATGAAGAGGTTACGCGAATCAAGGAACGCATTGACGATTTGAATGAAAGCCTGGAAAGCGTGGATTTCAAACAGGGGCGTTACCTGCGACTGACTACTCAGAATGTGCTGCACGATAACCTTCGTGGGTTTGAGCGTGCGCACAAGCAACTGCGTGCAGCGGCGCTGCGCCACGATGATCACGAAGGGCATTTCAAGGCCTTGCAGCACATCGTGCAGTTGCTCCGTGATGCCGTGGACAAGAAGCACACAGTCGGCGCACGGGCTTTGCTCGATCCACGCTTCCGGTTGGAGTTTCACGGCTTGGAAGTCGATCGTGAAAGCGACGCCGTGGTGGAGCGCTTTAAGGGATCGCAGGGTGGCTCTGGTGGCGAAAAGGAAATCATCGCGAGCTACATTTTGACGGCTTCCTTGTGTTATGCGTTGAGTCCGGAAGGGGGACGGTTCCCACTGCACAGCACGATAGTGCTGGATGAAGCTTTTTCGAAAAGCTCACGCGCGGTGGCGAACCGCATTGTCAACGCGCTGCGGGAGTTTAAGCTGCACCCGATCTTTGTGACGCCAAATAAAGAGATGCGTCTTTTGCGTCAGCACACACGGTCGGTGGTTTACGTCCATCGTAAAGGTGCGCGGGCCACGCTGGCGTCGATCAGTTGGCGAGAGCTGGAATCGCGCGTTGAAAACCGCAGCGGCGATGAAACGAGTTGGAACAACGAACCAGTTGCGCCATGA
- a CDS encoding DUF3375 domain-containing protein, with translation MDDMELDPVLARNLILARQNNAAWLLLSARRGPLMLASLKPLFERGVAEIPQEDAREQLARILTEYANDPAFEIDTDDFRALARKELREWIKRDLLVERGGSILATDSLQAAFGFLESITGRVMTTTASRLATVQQKIETLQANLNPDRESRAAFIRGKIAALEAELARVEEGEFEVLDGDRATEEIRELYSLAMSLRSDFQRVGDSYREADRALRQAIIGDEQNRGEVVQKLLSTDDALLETPEGRVFDGFYRQVQHGTDLEVMRARLREILGNEASAQALDRRQAQDLRLLVSRLITESESVLRARSQGERDVKGFIKSGLAAENHRVGQLLQQILESALDIDWRQQSIRRTPSPLPPVAPSLPSLPLPERLCYKDIAEALEGALILEQQQGSLNDLEADFIACDDELDTLALYGKTLERLRERGHAHRLGELAEALPPEYDVETLVYWLSLARETECVVGPDSEAFTLRDKANVESAFVVPVIALDPEAVATIDPEHLA, from the coding sequence ATGGACGATATGGAGTTGGACCCGGTGCTTGCTCGTAACTTGATTTTGGCGCGCCAGAACAATGCTGCGTGGCTGCTGTTGTCGGCGCGGCGTGGTCCGTTGATGCTTGCCAGTTTGAAGCCGTTGTTTGAGCGCGGCGTGGCGGAAATTCCGCAGGAAGATGCGCGCGAGCAACTCGCCCGGATACTCACGGAGTATGCGAACGACCCGGCGTTCGAAATCGACACCGACGACTTTCGTGCGTTGGCCCGCAAGGAGCTGCGGGAGTGGATTAAGCGCGACTTACTGGTGGAGCGCGGCGGCTCCATTCTGGCTACGGACTCCTTGCAGGCAGCCTTTGGTTTTTTGGAGAGCATCACGGGACGGGTGATGACGACAACGGCTTCGCGTCTGGCCACGGTCCAGCAGAAAATTGAAACCTTGCAAGCGAACTTGAACCCCGACCGCGAAAGCCGCGCGGCTTTCATCCGGGGTAAGATTGCCGCTCTTGAAGCTGAATTGGCGCGCGTGGAGGAAGGCGAATTTGAAGTGCTCGACGGTGATCGGGCGACTGAAGAGATTCGCGAACTCTACAGTTTGGCAATGAGCTTGCGGTCAGATTTTCAGCGAGTCGGCGATTCGTATCGAGAGGCGGATCGCGCGTTGCGGCAGGCGATCATTGGCGATGAACAGAACCGTGGCGAAGTTGTGCAGAAGCTGTTGTCGACCGATGACGCCCTGCTGGAAACGCCGGAGGGACGTGTATTTGACGGCTTCTACCGGCAGGTTCAGCACGGGACGGATTTGGAGGTGATGCGGGCGCGCTTGCGGGAAATCCTCGGCAACGAGGCGTCCGCTCAGGCGCTGGATCGTCGTCAAGCGCAGGACTTGCGGCTGTTGGTGTCGCGGCTGATCACTGAGTCGGAGAGCGTCTTGCGTGCCCGTTCGCAGGGAGAGCGCGACGTGAAGGGCTTTATCAAGTCAGGCTTGGCGGCGGAGAATCACCGGGTCGGCCAATTGCTGCAACAAATTTTGGAATCCGCTTTGGACATTGACTGGCGGCAGCAATCCATCCGGCGGACGCCATCCCCGCTACCACCAGTGGCACCGTCTCTGCCAAGCCTGCCGCTTCCTGAGCGGCTGTGCTACAAGGATATAGCGGAAGCACTGGAGGGTGCGCTGATTCTGGAGCAGCAACAAGGCAGCCTGAACGATCTGGAAGCGGACTTTATCGCGTGTGACGACGAGCTGGACACGCTGGCGCTTTATGGGAAAACACTTGAGCGCCTGCGTGAAAGGGGGCATGCGCACCGACTTGGGGAATTGGCCGAAGCATTACCACCGGAGTATGATGTTGAGACGCTGGTTTATTGGTTGTCTCTGGCGCGGGAGACGGAGTGTGTGGTCGGGCCGGATTCTGAGGCGTTTACTTTGCGGGACAAAGCAAATGTGGAGTCGGCCTTCGTGGTGCCGGTGATTGCGCTCGATCCTGAAGCAGTTGCAACCATTGATCCGGAGCATTTGGCATGA
- a CDS encoding DUF4194 domain-containing protein: MSDYFDEQLRPPPEADDSAPPTEDGSPGSIEPTTEEGAAPGTSGPIKVAAQELLKYGLVEQAAKPNLYRELRQNPNELQRILEPFDLVMELDDVRGIAFLAVPTDEEADDDDPWQHPLVRRQRLTTDQSLLVAILRQNFVAYEQTHGIGASDARIDLEELQAQFDVYLGNSGSDKSDVERLRRVITQLAAHGVVSEPDKENQVTIRPIIVHLANPEHLAILLAHFRDLAEKTKRVDADEESETEEGE, encoded by the coding sequence ATGAGTGACTACTTCGACGAACAATTGCGGCCGCCGCCAGAGGCGGATGATTCGGCTCCTCCTACTGAGGATGGATCGCCGGGCTCAATTGAGCCCACGACTGAGGAAGGCGCGGCACCGGGCACGAGCGGACCGATCAAGGTCGCTGCTCAGGAATTGCTGAAATATGGTTTGGTGGAGCAGGCCGCGAAGCCGAATCTCTACCGCGAACTGCGGCAGAATCCAAATGAGCTCCAGCGCATTCTGGAACCGTTCGACTTGGTGATGGAATTGGATGACGTGCGCGGGATTGCGTTTCTGGCCGTGCCGACGGATGAGGAAGCCGATGATGATGATCCATGGCAACATCCTCTCGTGCGGCGTCAACGACTGACAACTGATCAATCCCTGCTAGTGGCGATCCTGCGGCAAAACTTTGTCGCTTACGAGCAGACGCATGGCATCGGCGCCTCAGATGCTCGCATCGACTTGGAAGAGTTGCAGGCGCAGTTCGATGTATACCTAGGGAACTCGGGCAGCGATAAATCCGACGTCGAGCGCCTGCGCCGCGTCATCACTCAGTTGGCGGCGCACGGGGTGGTGAGCGAGCCAGATAAAGAGAATCAGGTGACGATACGGCCGATCATTGTGCACTTGGCGAACCCCGAGCACTTGGCAATCCTGCTGGCTCATTTTCGTGATTTGGCAGAGAAAACGAAGCGGGTTGACGCAGACGAGGAATCCGAAACGGAGGAGGGCGAATGA
- a CDS encoding DUF3322 domain-containing protein, which yields MKSPDELAAKLARQWENSDLREQRLTQREAWPVEISIGRPTASEIREDLDGVRQHIQMWKKISIGEVEWRSERYRDTAETVEIPRAWRVRSPSEWVAAAGAEGVSREYTAMKKLCAETNVRYHRLWIRQRSLWREKPLEDAILSAAIADKLTPGCANGAPLRTLSAAGNDTKFFERNRALLIALLDVSFKGEAGRMGLESFLGAMLEGEQWLLLADLDGSLLSFEQLRVRASELAERVSLPGKRILVVENERCLYLLPKLPDTLVILGAGLNLSWLSASAFVDKPMAYWGDLDTWGLVMLSLARSHQAHIEALMMTRAVFDQYVDRAVQEPVKARLPDTHMLTDQEVELFAFLQAHENARLEQEFLSAENVADVLHAWIELKS from the coding sequence ATGAAATCTCCTGACGAGCTTGCCGCGAAGCTGGCCCGACAATGGGAAAACTCCGATTTGCGTGAGCAGCGTTTGACTCAGCGTGAAGCTTGGCCGGTGGAGATTTCCATTGGCCGGCCCACTGCGTCGGAGATTCGTGAAGACCTGGACGGAGTGCGCCAACACATTCAAATGTGGAAAAAGATATCCATCGGTGAAGTCGAGTGGCGCAGTGAACGTTACCGTGACACGGCGGAGACGGTGGAAATACCGCGCGCTTGGCGCGTGAGAAGTCCTTCGGAATGGGTTGCAGCTGCTGGCGCTGAAGGAGTATCCAGAGAGTATACCGCGATGAAAAAACTATGTGCTGAAACGAATGTGCGGTATCATCGACTTTGGATTCGCCAGCGTTCACTGTGGCGGGAGAAGCCTCTGGAGGATGCAATACTCTCGGCTGCTATCGCCGATAAACTGACTCCTGGTTGCGCTAATGGCGCGCCGCTCAGAACACTGTCCGCCGCTGGCAACGACACTAAGTTTTTTGAGCGTAATCGTGCGTTGTTGATTGCGTTGTTGGATGTTAGTTTCAAAGGCGAGGCGGGTCGGATGGGCTTGGAGTCTTTTCTTGGTGCGATGCTAGAAGGTGAGCAATGGCTGCTGTTGGCGGATCTCGACGGAAGCTTATTGTCTTTTGAACAATTGCGGGTGCGCGCATCGGAATTAGCCGAGCGCGTAAGCTTGCCGGGGAAACGGATCTTGGTCGTGGAGAATGAGCGCTGTCTCTATCTACTGCCGAAGTTACCCGATACGCTGGTAATTCTCGGAGCGGGTTTGAACTTGAGCTGGTTGTCCGCGTCAGCCTTTGTCGATAAGCCTATGGCTTACTGGGGCGACTTGGACACCTGGGGCCTTGTGATGCTCAGTCTAGCCCGTAGCCATCAGGCGCATATTGAAGCGCTGATGATGACCCGCGCGGTGTTTGATCAGTATGTGGATCGAGCCGTTCAAGAGCCGGTCAAAGCACGGTTGCCGGATACCCATATGTTGACGGATCAGGAGGTGGAGCTCTTTGCTTTTCTTCAGGCGCATGAGAATGCCCGTTTGGAGCAGGAGTTTTTGTCTGCTGAAAACGTGGCTGATGTGCTGCATGCGTGGATTGAACTCAAGTCTTGA
- a CDS encoding sodium:solute symporter family protein: MHLIDWLIVALPVLVLLFIGYRVQSHVKGVADFLAGGRVAGRYVLCVSAGEAAIGLISVVGMFEFYFRTGVALYFWQHLSELAGLIMALTGFMIYRYRETRALTMAQFFEVRYSRNFRIFTGILAFMTGVVNYALFPAVGGRFLMYFCGLPDTFPFLGFDVDTFGFLMAFFLCVALFIVLLGGQLTTMVTDCVQGLFGYIGFGIITVCIFSIFSYDQIGEAMLDRPEGESFLNPFDIGNFTDFNFLYVFIGLIGLVYGRMSWQGTQGFNSAATSPHEQKMAAVLGTWRSGFTYITIILMALAAYTFLNHPDFSAGASNVHQELTSRINFDNPTTTETIRNQMMVPVALREIFPIGVTGVFVAMMIFLLISTDTSYLHSWGSIFIQDVVMPLRKKPITPERQILFLRLAILGIAIFAWFFSMYFGQVTYILMFFALTGSIYVGGAGIVIIGGLYSRRGTTIGAWAAMITGATLGVTGFLGQKFWSTHVYPWLDKTSPNFLVSLKSGLEGLGSKLPFVNWEVNEINFPITGQEVMLITIVSSTIVYFVVSLLTCREPYNLDKMLHRGEYNREHKQVSRPTTKRSLIGRIVSIDEEYTRGDRILAWSVFGYTIFKLLTFAFVAIWNLAFGIWSDQAWLNYFKYFTIPVLLGIGAITSVWFFIGGTWDLRRLFKNLKNIKRNIYDNGQVIGDQNAEDICFADVETTEKPAERIINKDNR, encoded by the coding sequence ATGCACTTAATTGATTGGCTTATCGTCGCCCTCCCGGTTCTTGTCCTCCTCTTCATAGGTTACAGAGTACAATCCCATGTCAAAGGGGTAGCGGACTTCTTGGCAGGCGGACGCGTGGCCGGACGCTATGTGCTCTGTGTGTCCGCTGGTGAAGCTGCAATCGGCCTAATTTCCGTTGTCGGCATGTTCGAGTTTTATTTCCGCACCGGAGTCGCACTCTACTTCTGGCAACACCTTTCAGAGCTGGCAGGTCTCATCATGGCACTGACGGGCTTCATGATCTATCGCTATCGTGAGACACGTGCTTTAACCATGGCTCAGTTCTTTGAAGTACGCTATTCACGTAATTTCCGTATCTTCACCGGCATCCTTGCCTTTATGACCGGGGTGGTCAATTACGCCTTGTTCCCAGCGGTGGGCGGTCGCTTCCTCATGTATTTTTGCGGCCTACCAGACACATTTCCCTTTCTGGGATTTGATGTCGATACCTTCGGATTTCTCATGGCCTTTTTCCTATGCGTCGCTCTCTTTATCGTATTATTGGGAGGCCAACTGACCACCATGGTCACCGACTGTGTCCAAGGCTTATTCGGTTACATCGGCTTTGGCATTATCACCGTTTGTATTTTTTCGATTTTCTCTTACGACCAAATTGGCGAAGCCATGCTGGATCGCCCTGAAGGTGAATCCTTCCTCAATCCATTCGATATCGGAAACTTCACCGACTTTAACTTTCTCTATGTCTTCATCGGACTCATTGGGCTGGTCTATGGACGAATGTCCTGGCAAGGCACGCAAGGCTTCAACTCTGCAGCCACCTCACCGCACGAACAAAAGATGGCCGCCGTACTCGGCACATGGCGCTCTGGCTTTACTTATATCACCATCATTCTGATGGCTCTGGCAGCCTACACCTTCTTAAATCACCCAGACTTCAGTGCAGGGGCCAGTAATGTCCACCAGGAATTGACCAGTCGCATAAATTTCGACAACCCGACGACCACCGAAACCATCCGGAACCAGATGATGGTTCCTGTCGCGCTACGCGAAATCTTCCCAATTGGCGTGACCGGTGTCTTCGTGGCTATGATGATATTTCTCTTGATCAGCACGGATACCAGCTACCTCCACTCTTGGGGCAGTATCTTCATTCAAGACGTGGTCATGCCGCTGCGCAAAAAACCAATCACTCCTGAAAGGCAAATCCTCTTCCTTCGGCTGGCTATTCTCGGAATCGCAATTTTTGCCTGGTTCTTCAGTATGTATTTCGGTCAGGTCACCTACATTTTGATGTTCTTTGCCCTGACTGGATCGATCTATGTTGGTGGTGCGGGCATTGTCATTATCGGCGGGCTCTACAGTCGGCGAGGCACTACAATTGGTGCTTGGGCCGCCATGATCACTGGTGCCACACTCGGCGTCACTGGCTTTTTGGGGCAAAAGTTCTGGTCCACCCACGTCTATCCCTGGCTTGATAAGACATCTCCAAACTTCCTAGTCTCACTCAAGTCTGGCCTGGAAGGACTGGGCAGCAAGCTTCCTTTCGTCAATTGGGAAGTCAACGAGATCAATTTCCCGATCACCGGACAGGAAGTCATGCTCATCACGATTGTTAGTTCAACCATCGTCTATTTTGTGGTTTCACTGCTCACTTGCCGTGAACCCTACAATTTAGATAAGATGCTACACCGCGGTGAATACAACCGCGAACACAAACAGGTTTCAAGGCCCACCACGAAACGTAGCTTGATCGGACGTATCGTCAGCATTGATGAGGAATACACACGTGGCGACCGCATACTGGCATGGTCAGTATTCGGATACACCATATTTAAGCTCCTCACCTTTGCCTTTGTCGCGATCTGGAACCTCGCCTTTGGTATCTGGTCCGATCAGGCATGGCTGAATTATTTCAAGTATTTCACCATTCCCGTCTTACTCGGTATCGGCGCAATCACTTCGGTCTGGTTTTTCATCGGTGGCACTTGGGATTTGAGGCGCTTGTTTAAAAATCTGAAAAACATCAAACGGAACATCTATGACAATGGTCAAGTCATCGGAGACCAGAATGCCGAGGACATCTGTTTCGCCGATGTTGAGACAACTGAAAAGCCTGCCGAGAGAATCATTAACAAAGACAATCGCTAG